A genome region from Brassica oleracea var. oleracea cultivar TO1000 chromosome C2, BOL, whole genome shotgun sequence includes the following:
- the LOC106324822 gene encoding histidine-rich glycoprotein-like — MLDKLIGGYGYGHQGYGHKNHRSSGYTFEEHKEFMSYEESQGGYFDRQTRYDHHMRLPANHNRPPMAHMPVFDEEDSDSEVEKFYKSSQSHHKTVLPHHGNNHHQQPPHMNFMPPPPMAQPHHNGKMGNGWQGMHEDAYYGGHGMQQLGRYGMKQHGAQEMKHHDRLMAPQIPPHHVYMNPSHGSRSEHAVMFKASENWRVSNNSSGHHKARWGNKGF, encoded by the exons ATGCTTGACAAACTTATCGGAGGGTATGGGTACGGCCATCAGGGGTACGGCCACAAGAATCACAGAAGCAGCGGCTACACCTTCGAGGAGCACAAGGAGTTCATGTCTTATGAAGAGTCACAAGGAGGCTACTTTGACCGTCAAACCCGCTACGATCACCACATGAGGCTTCCAGCCAACCACAACCGTCCACCCATGGCTCACATGCCTGTCTTTGACGAAGAAGATTCAGACTCAGAAGTGGAGAAGTTCTATAAGAGCAGTCAGAGCCACCACAAAACAGTGTTGCCACATCACGGAAACAACCACCACCAACAGCCACCTCATATGAACTTCATGCCCCCACCTCCGATGGCTCAACCTCACCACAAT GGAAAGATGGGTAATGGATGGCAGGGTATGCATGAAGATGCATACTATGGAGGGCACGGGATGCAGCAACTCGGTAGGTATGGGATGAAGCAGCACGGTGCGCAAGAGATGAAGCACCACGACAGGCTTATGGCTCCTCAGATTCCACCACATCATGTCTACATGAACCCAAGCCATGGTAGTCGCAGTGAGCATGCAGTAATGTTTAAGGCTTCGGAGAACTGGCGAGTTAGCAACAATAGCAGCGGCCATCACAAGGCCAGGTGGGGGAATAAAGGATTCTAA
- the LOC106326280 gene encoding uncharacterized protein LOC106326280: MENKNNHGNEDGPKHSQVVKIKREFEKISQPSLHQPEMRRVLSKIKRSQRSRSPLGLGERSVSVGN; encoded by the coding sequence ATGGAGAACAAGAACAATCATGGAAACGAGGATGGTCCAAAACATAGCCAAGTGGTGAAGATAAAGAGAGAATTTGAGAAGATAAGTCAGCCATCGCTGCATCAACCGGAGATGAGAAGGGTACTTTCCAAGATCAAGAGGAGTCAACGTTCACGTTCACCACTTGGCTTAGGAGAGAGATCTGTTTCTGTTGGCAACTAA
- the LOC106326582 gene encoding basic blue protein, with protein sequence MARSSVHVSYATVPMVIVMTVLCLFLANNVTHARMPASYYVGGVYGWDPIIPMDTWARGKIFYAGDILEFKYDYQTSNVMVVNRTGYETCIANEGAKEYTSGDDRISLPYGLSYYIGTYDASDCSAGLKMAIRAIS encoded by the exons ATGGCTCGATCATCAGTACATGTTTCATATGCAACAGTACCAATGGTTATTGTCATGACGGTTTTATGTTTGTTTCTAGCAAATAATGTGACCCATGCCCGAATGCCAGCCAGTTACTATGTTGGAGGCGTGTATGGTTGGGACCCGATTATTCCAATGGACACTTGGGCACGAGGCAAAATCTTCTACGCTGGTGATATTCTCG AATTTAAATACGATTATCAGACAAGCAATGTGATGGTGGTAAATCGTACTGGCTATGAAACGTGTATAGCAAACGAGGGTGCGAAAGAGTACACATCCGGCGACGATAGGATCAGCCTTCCATATGGTCTTAGCTACTACATCGGGACATATGATGCTTCTGATTGCTCAGCTGGCTTAAAGATGGCCATAAGAGCAATTAGTTGA